From Alosa sapidissima isolate fAloSap1 chromosome 7, fAloSap1.pri, whole genome shotgun sequence, the proteins below share one genomic window:
- the pdyn gene encoding proenkephalin-B has product MERYVCVLVLILSAPALAAADCASRCLKCAQELPRADTSVDSLACTLECEGAVTSSWELNKCDRILNQQPAGFTSDDDAHSAPDAEDNQESSLPSLVKRYGGFIKRIDKNKLFKSPWYDNAVLKGLFAKKLGEPLGKFGEREVPELAEDTEREDVASESDTGVYDDAALNPVKRYGGFLRKFPKRSESSEESDRQELQKRYGGFMRRIRPKLRWDNQKRYGGFLRRHFKISVRSEEEPAYDVGL; this is encoded by the exons ATGGAGcggtatgtttgtgtgctcgTGCTGATATTGAGCGCTCCAGCCCTGGCAGCAGCGGACTGCGCCTCGCGCTGTTTGAAATGCGCGCAGGAGTTGCCCCGCGCAGACACATCCGTGGACAGTCTG GCTTGCACGTTAGAGTGTGAAGGGGCTGTCACGAGCTCGTGGGAATTAAATAAATGTGATCGAATCCTCAACCAGCAGCCTGCGGGTTTTACTTCTGATGACGATGCGCACAGCGCGCCCGACGCAGAGGATAACCAAGAGTCTTCTCTACCGAGCCTGGTCAAGCGCTACGGCGGCTTCATCAAGCGGATTGATAAAAATAAACTTTTCAAATCCCCTTGGTATGACAATGCTGTTCTAAAAGGACTTTTCGCCAAGAAACTCGGTGAACCTCTTGGAAAATTTGGTGAGCGTGAGGTACCGGAATTAGCAGAGGACACCGAGCGCGAGGATGTGGCATCAGAGAGCGATACTGGAGTATATGACGACGCTGCCTTAAACCCTGTCAAACGTTACGGAGGATTTTTACGTAAATTTCCAAAGCGAAGCGAGTCCTCGGAGGAAAGCGACCGGCAGGAGCTGCAGAAGCGGTACGGCGGGTTCATGCGCAGGATTCGACCCAAGCTCAGATGGGATAACCAGAAGAGATATGGAGGTTTTTTAAGGCGTCACTTCAAAATCTCCGTGAGATCGGAGGAGGAACCAGCATATGATGTTGGTCTTTAG